From a single Streptomyces misionensis genomic region:
- the paaA gene encoding 1,2-phenylacetyl-CoA epoxidase subunit PaaA — translation MATAAAQRTARPQADGATAGDPAEYQRAFDAAVAADERIEPRDWMPDAYRATLVRQIAQHAHSEIIGMQPEANWITRAPSLRRKAILMAKVQDEAGHGLYLYSAAETLGTGRDELLDKLHSGRQKYSSIFNYPTLTWADVGAIGWLVDGAAITNQVPLCRCSYGPYARAMVRICKEESFHQRQGYELLLALSKGTPEQHAMAQDAVDRWWWPSLMMFGPPDDESQHSAQSMAWKIKRHSNDELRQRFVDICVPQAESLGLTLPDPDLTWNEERGHYDFGAIDWSEFRDVLKGNGPCNEQRLTQRRRAHDEGAWVREAAAAYAAKHTGGTEPAGHDTTGAERA, via the coding sequence ATGGCCACAGCAGCCGCGCAGCGCACGGCCCGCCCGCAGGCGGACGGTGCCACCGCCGGGGACCCGGCGGAATACCAGCGCGCCTTCGACGCGGCCGTGGCCGCCGACGAGCGCATCGAACCGCGCGACTGGATGCCCGACGCCTACCGCGCGACGCTGGTCCGCCAGATCGCCCAGCACGCGCACTCCGAGATCATCGGCATGCAGCCGGAGGCCAACTGGATCACCCGTGCGCCCTCCCTGCGCCGCAAGGCGATCCTGATGGCCAAGGTGCAGGACGAGGCGGGCCACGGCCTGTACCTGTACAGCGCCGCCGAGACCCTGGGCACCGGCCGGGACGAACTGCTCGACAAGCTGCACAGCGGCCGCCAGAAGTACTCCTCGATCTTCAACTACCCCACGCTGACCTGGGCCGACGTCGGCGCGATCGGCTGGCTGGTGGACGGCGCCGCGATCACCAACCAGGTGCCTCTGTGCCGCTGCTCCTACGGCCCCTACGCACGCGCCATGGTGCGGATCTGCAAGGAGGAGTCCTTCCACCAGCGCCAGGGCTACGAGCTGCTGCTGGCCCTGAGCAAGGGCACCCCGGAGCAGCACGCGATGGCCCAGGACGCGGTGGACCGCTGGTGGTGGCCCTCGCTGATGATGTTCGGCCCGCCCGACGACGAGTCGCAGCACTCCGCCCAGTCGATGGCCTGGAAGATCAAGCGCCATTCGAACGACGAGCTGCGCCAGCGCTTCGTCGACATCTGCGTCCCCCAGGCCGAGTCCCTGGGCCTCACCCTCCCCGACCCGGACCTGACGTGGAACGAGGAGCGGGGTCACTACGACTTCGGCGCGATCGACTGGTCGGAGTTCCGGGACGTCCTCAAGGGCAACGGCCCGTGCAACGAACAGCGCCTCACCCAGCGCCGGCGCGCCCACGACGAGGGCGCGTGGGTACGGGAGGCGGCCGCGGCCTACGCGGCCAAGCACACCGGCGGCACCGAACCCGCCGGTCACGACACGACGGGAGCGGAGCGAGCATGA
- a CDS encoding DUF2252 domain-containing protein has protein sequence MRTGEAVAVAGSGADEPGRRTRGGHRLPAVRGFAQWPRQGSPRKEGKALRSSVPRSAHRFLELDATRPDAVRAVEESNTGRIPELTAIRVGRMAATPFAFLRGSAGLMAHDLARTPMTRIGTQICGDAHAANFGLYGDARGGLVIDLNDFDETVYGPWEWDLKRLAASLVLAGRETGADEDTCRAAARDAVGAYRHTMRLLAKLPVLDAWNAIADEDLVSHADAHDLLGTLERVSEKARANTSGRFAAKSTEPHEDGGRRFVDASPVLRRIPDHEAAAVTTSLAEYLTTLPEDRHPLLARHAVHDVAFRVVGTGSVGTRSYVVLLLDHREHPLVLQVKEARPSALVPHLAAAGFEAPPVEHEGRRVVLGQQRMQVVSDILLGWTTVDGRPFQVRQFRNRKGSVDPAALAADQLDDYARMTGALLARAHSHGADPRLIAGYCGKNDELDEAIATFAVAYADLTESDHAALTTAIRAGRIPAESGV, from the coding sequence ATGCGTACGGGGGAGGCGGTCGCCGTGGCCGGGAGCGGTGCGGATGAGCCGGGGCGGAGGACGCGTGGTGGGCACAGGCTGCCGGCGGTGCGGGGGTTCGCCCAGTGGCCGCGGCAGGGCTCGCCCAGGAAAGAGGGCAAGGCGCTGCGGTCGAGCGTGCCGCGCAGCGCCCATCGGTTCCTCGAACTGGACGCCACCCGCCCCGACGCGGTGCGTGCCGTCGAGGAGTCCAACACCGGCCGGATACCGGAGCTGACCGCGATCCGGGTGGGCCGGATGGCGGCCACCCCCTTCGCCTTCCTGCGGGGCTCGGCCGGGCTCATGGCGCACGACCTGGCACGCACCCCCATGACCCGGATCGGCACCCAGATATGCGGTGACGCGCACGCCGCCAACTTCGGTCTGTACGGCGACGCCCGCGGCGGTCTCGTCATCGACCTCAACGACTTCGACGAGACCGTCTACGGCCCCTGGGAATGGGATCTGAAGCGGCTCGCGGCCTCGCTCGTGCTGGCCGGCCGCGAGACCGGCGCCGACGAGGACACCTGCCGCGCCGCGGCGCGGGACGCGGTCGGCGCCTACCGCCACACCATGCGGCTGCTGGCGAAGCTGCCGGTGCTGGACGCGTGGAACGCCATCGCGGACGAGGACCTGGTCTCCCACGCCGACGCCCACGATCTGCTCGGCACCCTGGAACGGGTCTCGGAGAAGGCGCGGGCCAACACCAGCGGCCGGTTCGCGGCGAAGTCGACCGAGCCGCACGAGGACGGCGGGCGCCGCTTCGTCGACGCCTCTCCGGTGCTGCGCCGCATACCGGACCACGAGGCCGCCGCGGTCACCACCTCCCTGGCGGAGTACCTGACGACGCTGCCTGAGGACCGGCACCCGCTGCTCGCCCGGCACGCGGTGCACGACGTGGCCTTCCGGGTGGTCGGCACCGGCAGCGTCGGCACCCGGTCCTACGTCGTCCTGCTCCTCGACCACCGCGAGCATCCCCTGGTGCTCCAGGTGAAGGAGGCCCGCCCCTCCGCGCTGGTCCCGCATCTGGCCGCCGCCGGATTCGAGGCCCCGCCGGTGGAGCACGAGGGCCGCCGGGTCGTCCTCGGGCAGCAGCGGATGCAGGTCGTCAGCGACATCCTGCTCGGCTGGACCACGGTCGACGGACGGCCCTTCCAGGTACGCCAGTTCCGCAACCGCAAGGGCAGCGTCGACCCCGCCGCACTCGCCGCCGACCAGCTGGACGACTACGCCCGCATGACCGGCGCCCTCCTGGCCCGCGCCCACTCCCACGGCGCCGACCCCCGCCTGATCGCCGGCTACTGCGGCAAGAACGACGAACTGGACGAGGCCATCGCCACCTTCGCCGTCGCCTACGCCGACCTCACCGAGTCCGACCACGCCGCCCTGACCACCGCGATACGAGCGGGCCGCATCCCCGCGGAATCGGGAGTCTGA
- the paaB gene encoding 1,2-phenylacetyl-CoA epoxidase subunit PaaB, whose product MSTTDWPLWEVFVRSRRGLSHTHAGSLHAPDAELALRNARDLYTRRGEGVSIWVVPAAAITASSPDEKDPFFEPAADKPYRHPTFYEIPEGVKHL is encoded by the coding sequence ATGAGCACCACCGACTGGCCCCTGTGGGAGGTATTCGTGCGCTCGCGGCGCGGCCTCTCCCACACCCACGCCGGCAGCCTGCACGCCCCCGACGCCGAGCTGGCCCTGCGCAACGCCCGCGATCTGTACACCCGGCGCGGCGAGGGCGTCTCCATCTGGGTCGTCCCGGCCGCCGCGATCACCGCCTCCTCGCCGGACGAGAAGGACCCCTTCTTCGAGCCGGCCGCCGACAAGCCCTACCGGCACCCGACCTTCTACGAGATCCCGGAAGGGGTGAAGCACCTGTGA
- a CDS encoding FHA domain-containing protein FhaB/FipA, translating to MSELTLTVMRLGFLAVLWLFVIVAVQVIRSDLFGTRVTQRGSRRDTGRAQPAAGRAARQQQAAPPQQRGQQSGGGRRGRNAPSKLVVTEGTLTGTTVALQGQTITLGRAHDSTIVLDDDYASSRHARIYPDQGGQWIVEDLGSTNGTYLERSRLTTPTPIPLGAPIRIGKTVIELRK from the coding sequence ATGTCAGAGCTGACCCTCACGGTCATGCGGCTGGGTTTCCTGGCCGTACTGTGGCTGTTCGTGATCGTGGCCGTGCAGGTCATCCGCAGCGACCTGTTCGGTACGCGCGTCACCCAGCGCGGATCGCGTAGGGACACCGGGCGGGCCCAGCCCGCGGCCGGCCGGGCGGCCCGGCAGCAGCAGGCCGCTCCCCCGCAGCAGCGCGGCCAGCAGAGCGGCGGCGGCCGGCGCGGGCGCAACGCCCCCAGCAAGCTGGTCGTGACCGAAGGCACGCTGACCGGCACCACCGTCGCGCTTCAGGGCCAGACGATCACCCTGGGCCGTGCGCACGACTCCACGATCGTGCTGGACGACGACTACGCCTCCAGCCGTCATGCCAGGATCTATCCGGACCAGGGCGGCCAGTGGATCGTCGAGGACCTCGGGTCGACCAACGGCACCTACCTGGAGCGGTCCCGGCTGACGACCCCCACACCGATCCCGCTGGGCGCGCCGATCCGCATCGGCAAGACCGTCATCGAGCTGCGGAAGTAG
- a CDS encoding Stp1/IreP family PP2C-type Ser/Thr phosphatase, which translates to MSLSLRFAAGSHKGMIREGNEDSGYAGTRLLAIADGMGGQAAGEVASSEVISSLVTLDDDVPGSDILTSLGVAVQRANDQLRSMVEEDPQLEGMGTTLTALLWTGQRLGLVHVGDSRAYLLRDGVLTQITQDHTWVQRLVDEGRITEEEATTHPQRSLLMRALGSGDHVEPDLSIREVRAGDRYLICSDGLSGVVSHQTMEETLASYQGPQETVQELIQLALRGGGPDNITVIVADVLDLDTGDTLAGQLSDQPVVVGAVAENQLHLHDNGIMQTPAGRASHLGRQGHGSGEFGPPGSGDSAGYAPSGSFDEYADGDFTKPRKGRRWLKASLYSALALAVVGGGLYGGYRWTQTQYYVGANEEHVALYRGISQDLAWVSLSKIEKDHPEIELKYLPSYQQKQVKATIAEGGLKDAQSKIQELSVQASACKKESERQDAERTQPGKPHTGKTTGGAGTGTGTVSRAAFTRTTATTNPKATATSPAAPGSSKSSTTTPSATPSPGPTLSEDEQKVVSLCGKQ; encoded by the coding sequence ATGAGTCTGTCACTGCGCTTTGCCGCCGGTTCGCACAAGGGCATGATCCGCGAGGGCAACGAGGACTCCGGTTACGCCGGCACCCGCCTGCTCGCGATCGCCGACGGCATGGGCGGCCAGGCGGCCGGCGAGGTCGCCTCCTCCGAGGTCATCTCCAGCCTGGTCACCCTCGACGACGACGTGCCCGGCTCCGACATCCTCACCTCCCTCGGCGTGGCCGTGCAGCGCGCCAACGACCAGCTGCGCTCCATGGTCGAGGAGGACCCCCAGCTGGAAGGCATGGGGACCACGCTCACCGCCCTGCTGTGGACCGGGCAGCGGCTCGGTCTGGTGCACGTCGGCGACTCGCGCGCCTACCTGCTGCGGGACGGGGTGCTCACGCAGATCACCCAGGACCACACCTGGGTGCAGCGGCTCGTGGACGAGGGCCGGATCACCGAGGAGGAGGCGACGACGCATCCGCAGCGCTCCCTGCTGATGCGCGCCCTCGGCAGCGGCGACCACGTCGAGCCCGACCTGTCCATCCGCGAGGTCCGCGCCGGCGACCGCTATCTGATCTGCTCCGACGGCCTGTCCGGTGTCGTCTCCCACCAGACGATGGAGGAGACCCTCGCCAGCTACCAGGGCCCGCAGGAGACGGTGCAGGAGCTGATCCAGCTCGCGCTGCGCGGCGGCGGCCCGGACAACATCACCGTGATCGTGGCCGACGTCCTCGACCTGGACACCGGCGACACCCTCGCGGGCCAGCTGTCCGACCAGCCGGTCGTGGTCGGCGCGGTCGCCGAGAACCAGCTCCACCTGCACGACAACGGCATCATGCAGACCCCGGCCGGGCGCGCCTCCCACCTCGGCAGGCAGGGCCACGGCAGCGGCGAGTTCGGCCCGCCCGGCTCCGGCGACAGCGCCGGCTACGCCCCGTCGGGCAGCTTCGACGAGTACGCCGACGGCGACTTCACCAAGCCCCGCAAGGGCCGCAGATGGCTGAAGGCGTCGCTCTACAGCGCCCTGGCCCTCGCGGTCGTCGGCGGCGGACTGTACGGCGGCTACCGCTGGACGCAGACGCAGTACTACGTCGGCGCCAACGAGGAGCACGTCGCGCTGTACCGCGGGATCAGCCAGGACCTGGCCTGGGTGTCGCTGTCGAAGATCGAGAAGGACCACCCGGAGATCGAACTCAAGTACCTGCCGTCGTACCAGCAGAAGCAGGTGAAGGCGACGATCGCCGAGGGCGGCCTCAAGGACGCCCAGTCGAAGATCCAGGAGCTGTCCGTGCAGGCCTCCGCCTGCAAGAAGGAGTCCGAGCGGCAGGATGCCGAGCGCACCCAGCCGGGCAAGCCGCACACGGGCAAGACCACCGGCGGCGCCGGGACCGGTACGGGCACCGTGAGCCGTGCCGCCTTCACCCGGACGACCGCGACCACGAACCCGAAGGCGACCGCGACCTCCCCGGCAGCCCCGGGATCCTCGAAGTCTTCGACCACGACCCCGTCCGCGACCCCCAGCCCCGGCCCCACCCTCTCGGAGGATGAGCAGAAGGTCGTCTCGCTGTGCGGTAAGCAGTAG
- the paaC gene encoding 1,2-phenylacetyl-CoA epoxidase subunit PaaC yields the protein MTATGPATVPVTAALALGDDALVLSHRLGEWAGHAPVLEEEVALANIALDLLGQARVLLSLAGDEDELAYLREERAFRNLQLVEQPNGDFAHTIARQLYFSTYQHLLHAELAASDGPFAPLAAKAVKEVAYHRDHAEQWTLRLGDGTETSHERMRRACAALWRFTGEMFQPVLGLDVDWAALESRWLESVTEVLGRATLSLPEGPRTGAWSAGAGRQGIHTESFGRMLAEMQHLHRSHPGASW from the coding sequence GTGACCGCCACCGGACCGGCCACCGTCCCGGTGACCGCCGCGCTCGCCCTCGGCGACGACGCCCTGGTGCTCTCCCACCGCCTCGGGGAATGGGCCGGGCACGCCCCCGTCCTGGAGGAGGAGGTCGCCCTCGCGAACATCGCCCTCGACCTGCTCGGCCAGGCCCGGGTGCTGCTGTCCCTGGCCGGCGACGAGGACGAACTGGCGTACCTGCGCGAGGAACGCGCCTTCCGCAACCTCCAGCTGGTCGAGCAGCCGAACGGCGACTTCGCCCACACCATCGCCCGCCAGCTGTACTTCTCCACCTACCAGCACCTGCTGCACGCCGAACTCGCCGCGAGCGACGGCCCGTTCGCGCCGCTCGCCGCGAAGGCGGTCAAGGAGGTCGCCTACCACCGCGACCACGCCGAGCAGTGGACCCTGCGTCTGGGAGACGGCACCGAGACCAGCCATGAGCGGATGCGGCGCGCCTGCGCCGCGCTGTGGCGGTTCACCGGGGAGATGTTCCAGCCCGTGTTGGGCCTGGACGTCGACTGGGCGGCCCTGGAGTCCCGTTGGCTGGAGTCCGTCACCGAGGTGCTCGGCCGGGCCACCCTGAGTCTCCCCGAGGGGCCCCGCACCGGGGCCTGGTCGGCGGGCGCGGGCCGGCAGGGCATCCACACCGAGTCGTTCGGGCGGATGCTCGCCGAGATGCAGCATCTGCACCGCAGTCACCCGGGGGCGTCATGGTGA
- a CDS encoding FhaA domain-containing protein, translated as MGVLKKFEQRLEGLVNGTFAKVFKSEVQPVEIAGALQRECDNNATIWNRDRTVVPNDFIVELSAPDYERLSPYSGQLGDELAGMVRDYAKQQRYTFMGPIKVNLEKADDLDTGLYRVRSRTLASSSDQQAAAPGPAQAAPSPAAPAAGGPGQGGYGYPPAGAPPMPSAPPPGARPGGYGYPQPATQRPAAAPMSGGRTRYWIEINGTRHQISRPTLVLGRSTEADVRIDDPGVSRRHCEIRTGTPSTIQDLGSTNGIVVDGQHTTRATLRDGSRIVVGSTTVIYRQAEG; from the coding sequence ATGGGAGTCCTGAAGAAGTTCGAGCAGCGTCTCGAAGGTCTGGTGAACGGCACCTTCGCCAAGGTCTTCAAGTCCGAGGTCCAGCCTGTGGAGATCGCCGGCGCGCTGCAGCGCGAGTGCGACAACAACGCCACGATCTGGAACCGCGACCGCACCGTCGTACCGAACGACTTCATCGTGGAGCTCAGCGCGCCCGACTACGAGCGCCTCAGCCCCTACTCCGGCCAGCTCGGCGACGAGCTGGCCGGCATGGTGCGTGACTACGCGAAGCAGCAGCGCTACACCTTCATGGGCCCGATCAAGGTCAACCTGGAGAAGGCCGACGACCTGGACACCGGGCTGTACCGGGTGCGCTCGCGCACCCTCGCCTCCTCCAGCGACCAGCAGGCCGCGGCGCCCGGACCGGCCCAGGCGGCGCCGAGCCCCGCGGCACCGGCCGCCGGAGGTCCCGGTCAGGGCGGGTACGGCTACCCGCCCGCCGGCGCTCCCCCGATGCCCTCCGCCCCGCCGCCCGGCGCCCGCCCCGGCGGCTACGGCTACCCGCAGCCCGCCACCCAGCGTCCCGCGGCCGCCCCGATGAGCGGCGGGCGCACCCGCTACTGGATCGAGATCAACGGCACCCGCCACCAGATCTCCCGGCCGACCCTGGTGCTGGGCCGCAGCACCGAGGCCGACGTGCGGATCGACGACCCCGGCGTCTCCCGCCGGCACTGCGAGATCCGGACCGGAACGCCCTCGACGATCCAGGATCTCGGCTCCACCAACGGCATCGTGGTGGACGGGCAGCACACCACCCGCGCTACGCTCCGCGACGGCTCGCGGATCGTCGTGGGCAGCACCACCGTTATCTATAGGCAAGCCGAAGGGTGA
- the paaD gene encoding 1,2-phenylacetyl-CoA epoxidase subunit PaaD encodes MVTATALEAELLELAGSVPDPELPVLTLHELGVVRAVRLRDADTAEVELTPTYTGCPAIEAMSLDIERVLREHGMREVTVRTVLTPAWSTDDISPEGRRKLREFGIAPPRVRESSGPVPLSLGPTRTHATETEPVRCPHCGSADTELLSRFSSTACKALRRCLSCREPFDHFKEL; translated from the coding sequence ATGGTGACCGCCACCGCCCTGGAGGCGGAGCTGCTGGAGCTGGCCGGCTCGGTCCCCGACCCCGAGCTTCCGGTGCTCACGCTCCACGAGCTGGGCGTGGTGCGCGCGGTGCGTCTGCGCGACGCCGACACCGCCGAGGTCGAGCTGACCCCCACGTACACCGGCTGCCCGGCGATCGAGGCGATGAGCCTCGACATCGAGCGGGTCCTGCGGGAACACGGCATGCGCGAGGTCACCGTCCGCACCGTGCTCACCCCGGCCTGGTCGACCGACGACATCAGCCCGGAAGGCCGCCGCAAACTGCGGGAGTTCGGGATAGCGCCCCCGCGGGTGCGCGAGTCCTCCGGGCCCGTGCCGCTGTCCCTCGGTCCGACGCGCACCCACGCCACCGAGACCGAACCGGTCCGCTGCCCGCACTGCGGCTCGGCCGACACCGAACTGCTGAGCAGGTTCTCCTCGACCGCGTGCAAGGCGCTGCGCCGCTGCCTGTCCTGCCGCGAACCGTTCGACCACTTCAAGGAGTTGTGA
- a CDS encoding rhodanese-like domain-containing protein, whose translation MPTAGVTDLKDGDFLLDVRENDEWQAGHAEGALHIPTSEFVARYGELTEAVPQDGRVHVICRSGGRSAQVTMYLVQQGIDAVNIDGGMQSWAAAGRPVITDDGRPGHVL comes from the coding sequence GTGCCCACGGCCGGGGTCACGGACCTCAAGGACGGCGACTTCCTGCTGGACGTCCGCGAGAACGACGAGTGGCAGGCGGGTCACGCCGAGGGAGCGCTGCACATCCCGACGAGCGAGTTCGTGGCCCGTTACGGCGAGCTGACCGAGGCCGTCCCGCAGGACGGCCGCGTGCATGTGATCTGCCGCTCCGGTGGCCGGTCCGCCCAGGTCACCATGTATCTGGTGCAGCAGGGCATCGACGCGGTGAACATCGACGGCGGTATGCAGTCCTGGGCCGCCGCGGGCCGCCCGGTGATCACCGACGACGGCCGCCCGGGCCACGTGCTGTAG
- a CDS encoding MFS transporter, which translates to MATDTRPRASGRRGLALLTVERPRPESIRARPNGWWLAVATVCFGAFMGQLDASIVTLTYGGLRSGFHASLAAVEWVSLAYLLALVALLVPAGRLADAHGRKLLYLYGFAVFTLASAACGFAPSLTALVVFRVVQAAGAAMMQANSVALVTTSAPRERMRSALGVQAAAQALGLALGPTVGGALVATLGWRWVFWVNVPVGVIALVGGHYLLPRTRARTRVAHFDWPGLLLLATATTSALMGVSAASGLPVPGWGVAALFALAVCAGLAFVRRQRRAAAPLLDLALLRVRAVTYGLVGALSGYLVLFGPLVLVPVVLTARGVSELTAGLVLTALPAGFALAATGGDRLLPCGLADRTRCLAGAGVFTLAMAGLLVVPPSVGPLVPLLAVTGLGLGLFTPANNALIMGVIPARSSGTGGGLVNMTRGLGTALGVALVTLALQLAGTGADTALRAGLRWSAVVLVGASLVAVGAAWAGPKGESPRERTGS; encoded by the coding sequence ATGGCCACCGACACCCGACCGCGTGCGTCCGGACGGCGCGGGCTCGCCCTGCTCACCGTGGAGCGGCCGCGCCCCGAGTCGATACGGGCACGACCGAACGGCTGGTGGCTGGCCGTGGCCACGGTGTGCTTCGGCGCCTTCATGGGACAGCTGGACGCCAGCATCGTGACGCTCACCTACGGCGGTCTGCGCTCGGGCTTCCACGCCTCGCTGGCCGCCGTGGAGTGGGTCTCGCTGGCCTATCTGCTGGCCCTGGTGGCGTTGCTGGTGCCCGCCGGGCGGCTGGCCGACGCCCACGGCCGCAAGCTCCTCTACCTCTACGGTTTCGCCGTCTTCACGCTGGCCTCCGCCGCCTGCGGTTTCGCCCCCTCGCTGACCGCACTCGTGGTGTTCCGCGTGGTCCAGGCGGCCGGGGCGGCCATGATGCAGGCCAACAGTGTGGCCCTGGTCACCACCAGCGCGCCGCGCGAGCGGATGCGCAGCGCCCTCGGGGTGCAGGCCGCCGCGCAGGCCCTCGGGCTGGCGCTGGGGCCGACCGTCGGCGGGGCCCTGGTGGCGACGCTGGGCTGGCGCTGGGTGTTCTGGGTGAATGTGCCCGTCGGCGTGATCGCCCTGGTCGGCGGGCACTATCTGCTGCCCCGCACCCGGGCCAGGACCCGGGTCGCCCACTTCGACTGGCCGGGGCTCCTGCTGCTGGCGACCGCGACCACCAGTGCCCTGATGGGCGTCTCCGCGGCCTCCGGGCTGCCGGTGCCCGGCTGGGGCGTGGCCGCGCTGTTCGCGCTGGCGGTCTGCGCCGGTCTGGCCTTCGTCCGGCGCCAGCGACGGGCGGCCGCGCCGCTGCTGGACCTGGCCCTGCTGCGGGTACGGGCCGTGACGTACGGGCTGGTGGGCGCGCTGAGCGGCTATCTGGTGTTGTTCGGACCGCTGGTGCTGGTACCGGTCGTGCTCACCGCGCGGGGCGTGTCCGAGCTGACCGCCGGACTGGTGCTCACCGCCCTGCCGGCCGGGTTCGCGCTGGCCGCGACCGGCGGCGACCGGCTGCTGCCGTGCGGCCTCGCCGACCGGACCCGCTGTCTGGCTGGTGCCGGTGTGTTCACCCTGGCGATGGCCGGACTGCTGGTCGTCCCGCCGTCCGTCGGCCCGCTGGTGCCGCTGCTGGCGGTGACCGGGCTGGGGCTCGGACTGTTCACCCCGGCCAACAACGCCCTGATCATGGGCGTGATACCGGCGCGGTCCTCCGGCACGGGCGGGGGGCTGGTCAACATGACCCGGGGGCTCGGCACCGCGCTCGGCGTCGCCCTGGTGACGCTGGCCCTGCAACTGGCGGGGACCGGCGCCGACACCGCCCTCCGGGCCGGGCTGCGCTGGTCCGCGGTGGTGCTGGTGGGCGCCTCACTGGTCGCGGTGGGAGCGGCCTGGGCCGGTCCCAAGGGGGAGAGCCCGAGGGAGAGGACAGGCTCGTGA
- the paaE gene encoding 1,2-phenylacetyl-CoA epoxidase subunit PaaE: MARFHPLQVAAVDRLTDDSVALTLAVPPELRAEYRHAPGQHLALRRRVDGTEVRRTYSICSPAPAPDAEGPGSLRVGVRLVEGGAFSTYALKEINVGDELEVMTPAGRFTLDPAPGLYAAIVGGSGITPVLSIVSTLLAREPGARFCLIRGDRTAASTMFLEEVADLKDRYPERLQLVTVLSREEQQAGLPSGRLDEGRLTELLPRLVPLEEVAGWFLCGPYGLVQGAERALRGLGVDRARIHEEIFHVDSGPAAAGTAPAAAHSTVTARLDGRGGTWPVREGESLLETVLRNRPDAPYACKGGVCGTCRAFLVAGEVRMDRNFALEQEETDAGYVLACQSHPLTEQVELDFDR; this comes from the coding sequence ATGGCGCGCTTCCACCCGCTCCAGGTGGCCGCGGTCGACCGGCTCACCGACGACTCCGTCGCCCTCACCCTCGCCGTCCCGCCCGAGCTGCGCGCGGAGTACCGCCACGCCCCCGGCCAGCACCTCGCGCTGCGGCGCCGGGTGGACGGCACGGAAGTGCGGCGCACCTACTCGATCTGCTCACCCGCTCCCGCCCCGGACGCCGAGGGCCCCGGCAGTCTGCGGGTCGGGGTGCGGCTGGTGGAGGGCGGCGCCTTCTCCACCTACGCGCTGAAGGAGATCAACGTCGGGGACGAACTGGAGGTGATGACCCCGGCCGGCCGCTTCACCCTGGACCCGGCGCCGGGGCTGTACGCGGCGATCGTCGGCGGCAGCGGCATCACCCCGGTGCTGTCCATCGTCTCCACCCTGCTGGCGCGGGAGCCCGGGGCCCGGTTCTGTCTGATACGCGGTGACCGCACGGCCGCCTCGACGATGTTCCTGGAGGAGGTCGCCGACCTGAAGGACCGCTATCCGGAGCGGCTTCAGCTGGTGACCGTGCTTTCCCGCGAGGAACAGCAGGCGGGTCTGCCCTCCGGCCGGCTCGACGAGGGACGCCTCACCGAACTCCTGCCGCGGCTCGTGCCGTTGGAGGAGGTGGCGGGCTGGTTCCTGTGCGGGCCGTACGGGCTGGTGCAGGGCGCCGAGCGGGCGCTGCGCGGGCTGGGCGTGGACCGCGCCCGGATACACGAGGAGATCTTCCACGTGGACTCCGGTCCGGCCGCGGCGGGCACCGCACCGGCGGCCGCGCACAGCACGGTCACCGCGCGGCTCGACGGCCGCGGCGGCACCTGGCCCGTGCGGGAGGGCGAGTCCCTGCTGGAGACGGTGCTGCGCAACCGCCCCGACGCGCCCTACGCCTGCAAGGGCGGGGTCTGCGGCACCTGCCGTGCCTTCCTGGTGGCGGGCGAGGTCCGGATGGACCGCAACTTCGCCCTGGAGCAGGAGGAGACGGACGCCGGATACGTGCTGGCCTGCCAGTCCCATCCGCTGACCGAACAGGTGGAGCTGGACTTCGACCGCTGA
- a CDS encoding MarR family winged helix-turn-helix transcriptional regulator produces the protein MSAQPRPDVSAPGPAARAPEARLLTEAVTRLRRALRSSIRTDYPWETLPMAQVELLQVLGEHSPARISDLAARRRLAPSTVSGLIGQMITAGLVARDVDSADRRASVVTLTDAGREKLAAWTTAHERRIDAALAALDDDSRTAIGNALPALFRLAENLGGETGEGAAEGARGR, from the coding sequence ATGTCCGCGCAGCCACGCCCCGACGTCTCCGCGCCCGGCCCCGCCGCCCGTGCGCCCGAGGCCCGTCTGCTCACCGAGGCCGTCACCCGGCTGCGCCGCGCGCTGCGCTCCTCGATCCGCACCGACTACCCGTGGGAGACCCTTCCCATGGCGCAGGTCGAACTGCTCCAGGTGCTGGGCGAGCACTCTCCCGCCCGGATCAGCGACCTGGCCGCCCGGCGGCGCCTGGCGCCGAGCACCGTCAGCGGTCTGATCGGCCAGATGATCACCGCCGGGCTGGTCGCGCGCGACGTCGATTCCGCCGACCGCCGCGCCTCGGTGGTCACCCTCACCGACGCCGGCCGCGAGAAGCTCGCGGCCTGGACCACCGCCCACGAACGCCGCATCGACGCCGCCCTCGCCGCGCTCGACGACGACTCCCGCACGGCCATCGGGAACGCCCTGCCCGCGCTGTTCCGGCTGGCGGAGAACCTGGGCGGGGAGACAGGGGAGGGAGCCGCGGAGGGCGCGAGGGGGCGCTGA